Proteins from one Ketobacter alkanivorans genomic window:
- a CDS encoding acyl-CoA dehydrogenase family protein, which produces MTDYQRYFGETQNIVRDTVRKFVAQEITPYVNDWEAAGELPRSLYEKAGAAGILGIGYPEELGGSGFDMFTKIAASEEIMAAGSGGVAASLGSIDIGLPPVVNWGSDELKQRICPDVIAGKKIQCLAITEPGGGSDVASLRTRAVRDGDHYVINGAKTFITSGVNADYYTVAVRTGDAGYGGISLLLVEKGTAGFGVGKKLKKMGWWASDTAELYFEDCRVPVANLIGQENAGFYVIMTNFQMERLNLAVMANCTSRLALDACLQYVKEREAFGRTLSKFQTLRHKLADMATQTEASTEFTYRIAARIAAGESVVKEVSMAKNFATSVSDKVTYDAVQIFGGMGYMQETLVERLYRDNRILAIGGGTYEIMNEVIAKQLGI; this is translated from the coding sequence ATGACCGACTACCAACGCTACTTCGGTGAAACCCAAAACATCGTTCGCGATACCGTTCGCAAGTTTGTGGCTCAGGAAATCACACCCTATGTGAATGACTGGGAGGCGGCCGGCGAACTGCCTCGTTCGCTGTATGAAAAGGCGGGCGCGGCGGGCATTTTGGGGATCGGTTATCCAGAAGAGCTAGGTGGTTCCGGTTTCGATATGTTCACCAAAATCGCTGCCAGCGAAGAAATTATGGCGGCGGGTTCCGGTGGTGTGGCAGCCAGCCTGGGCTCCATTGATATTGGTTTACCGCCGGTGGTGAACTGGGGCAGTGATGAACTCAAACAGCGCATCTGCCCTGACGTGATCGCCGGTAAGAAGATCCAATGTCTGGCCATTACCGAGCCAGGGGGTGGCTCTGATGTCGCCAGCCTGCGTACCCGAGCGGTGCGGGATGGCGATCACTATGTGATTAATGGAGCCAAAACCTTCATCACCAGTGGCGTAAATGCAGATTACTACACGGTTGCCGTGCGTACCGGCGATGCAGGCTACGGTGGCATCAGCTTGTTGTTGGTGGAAAAGGGCACTGCGGGCTTTGGCGTGGGCAAAAAGCTGAAAAAGATGGGTTGGTGGGCCAGTGATACCGCAGAGTTGTATTTTGAAGACTGCCGGGTGCCGGTGGCCAATCTGATCGGGCAGGAGAACGCCGGTTTCTACGTAATCATGACGAATTTTCAAATGGAGAGGCTTAATTTGGCAGTGATGGCCAACTGTACCTCCCGCCTGGCGCTGGATGCCTGTCTACAGTACGTGAAAGAGCGGGAGGCGTTTGGCCGCACCCTGTCCAAATTCCAGACACTGCGCCACAAACTGGCGGACATGGCCACCCAGACCGAGGCCTCCACCGAGTTCACCTATCGCATCGCCGCCCGCATTGCAGCAGGGGAGAGCGTGGTGAAAGAAGTCTCCATGGCCAAAAACTTCGCCACCAGCGTCAGTGACAAAGTCACCTACGATGCTGTGCAGATCTTTGGTGGCATGGGCTACATGCAGGAAACCCTGGTGGAGCGCCTGTATCGGGACAACCGAATTCTGGCCATCGGCGGTGGCACCTACGAGATCATGAACGAGGTCATTGCCAAGCAGTTGGGCATATAG
- the rnd gene encoding ribonuclease D, protein MSFQWIDQSSQLQSLIEQLQNCSELAVDTEFVRTNTYYSRPGLIQIASREQVYLVDPTVFTPQQLKPLGDLLFNDNTTLLMHSAGEDLDVFLGLWDALPANLFDTQIAAGLVGYDRQMGLQRLLQETLQVELSKEETRSDWLQRPLTDKQLHYAAADVRYLHQVADILRDKLQQVDRMDWLAEETHNLIQKYGAKTPDDELYLGFGSGWKLKPQQQAALKHLAQWREQTARSNNTPKTFIAKDAMLYGLVEKQPKSRSQLAEAGFQSSQIRKYGDQLLEQLRIGLQQPIPEQLIARPLTKSQQGDYKALREVTAATAEQLGVPADLLASKAQLVAYLKARFSNTLSQDSPFRGGWREAALQPRLDALELTSKNNKDDEDHD, encoded by the coding sequence GTGAGTTTTCAGTGGATTGACCAGTCCAGTCAGTTGCAGTCCCTTATTGAGCAGCTACAGAATTGCTCCGAATTGGCGGTGGATACGGAGTTTGTCCGCACCAATACCTATTATTCCCGCCCGGGCCTGATTCAGATCGCCAGCCGCGAGCAGGTGTATCTGGTGGACCCTACTGTGTTCACACCCCAACAGCTCAAGCCTCTGGGCGACCTGCTGTTCAACGACAACACAACCCTGCTGATGCACAGTGCCGGAGAAGATCTGGACGTGTTCCTGGGGTTGTGGGATGCGCTACCTGCCAATCTGTTTGATACCCAAATCGCAGCCGGGCTGGTGGGGTATGATCGTCAGATGGGGCTACAGCGGCTGCTGCAGGAAACCCTGCAAGTGGAGCTTTCCAAAGAAGAGACCCGTTCGGACTGGTTGCAGCGTCCGCTGACGGACAAGCAGCTGCACTACGCTGCGGCGGACGTTCGTTACCTGCATCAGGTGGCGGATATTCTGCGAGACAAGCTCCAGCAGGTCGATCGCATGGATTGGCTGGCGGAAGAGACACACAATCTGATTCAGAAATACGGTGCCAAAACCCCGGATGATGAGCTGTACCTGGGGTTTGGTTCCGGCTGGAAGCTGAAGCCCCAGCAGCAGGCGGCGCTGAAGCACCTGGCGCAATGGCGTGAACAAACCGCTCGCAGTAATAACACTCCCAAAACCTTTATCGCCAAAGATGCCATGCTCTACGGCCTGGTGGAAAAGCAGCCCAAGTCTCGAAGCCAGCTGGCAGAGGCAGGTTTTCAGAGCAGCCAGATCCGTAAATACGGCGATCAGTTGCTCGAGCAGCTGCGGATTGGGTTACAGCAGCCGATTCCCGAGCAACTGATCGCCCGGCCGCTCACGAAAAGTCAGCAGGGTGATTACAAGGCCCTGCGCGAAGTGACGGCGGCAACCGCAGAGCAGTTGGGGGTGCCCGCCGACCTGCTGGCCAGCAAGGCACAATTGGTGGCCTACCTTAAAGCCCGCTTCAGTAATACATTATCCCAGGACAGCCCGTTTCGGGGTGGCTGGCGTGAAGCCGCATTGCAACCCAGGTTAGATGCCCTGGAACTAACATCAAAGAACAATAAGGACGATGAGGATCATGACTGA
- a CDS encoding ArsR/SmtB family transcription factor — protein sequence MSKPQFNPTATDALLAFSKALANEKRQQILLSIFVDKQEHTVGEIAERVGIAPSTASEHLAILRRGGILVANKRQKEVYYTVNKERVQELVSVIQAWLTCC from the coding sequence ATGAGCAAGCCGCAATTCAACCCTACTGCGACCGATGCCCTGTTGGCGTTTTCCAAGGCGCTTGCCAATGAAAAGCGCCAACAGATCCTGTTGAGCATCTTTGTCGACAAGCAGGAGCACACTGTGGGGGAGATTGCCGAACGAGTGGGAATTGCACCATCAACCGCATCCGAGCACTTGGCCATTCTCAGGCGTGGTGGGATCCTGGTGGCCAACAAACGGCAGAAAGAAGTGTATTACACCGTTAACAAGGAGCGGGTGCAGGAACTGGTAAGCGTCATTCAGGCGTGGCTGACCTGCTGTTAA
- a CDS encoding serine hydrolase domain-containing protein gives MNPYRMMMVFSLVAVTALGYLFTQYAYPKITLFDAERVSDNFRHLDRVFPVRTIASSSMPMTLTQAPQSVSVRYHYQGRDSSLEEFLQRSRTTGFLVLHKDHIIDERYFYGYSANDKATSFSVVKSFVATLVGIALEEGLIRSVDDPITDYVPSLLGSGFAGASIADVLQMSSGIAFSEIYGDHSSDAYRIFDDMYLWLGSISGITASYPRATAPAHVFHYASINTQALGMLVREASGQPISTYLQEKLWQPMGATSEASWMTDIYGEEVTFMGLNATLRDFARLGLLYLHEGRLNNQRIVSAEWVRRATTPDKPWLQPGEIDGDWGYQYQWWIPRDGHGDYSAIGIWGQFIYVNPEAELVIVKTSADADFKPHEFEAITVYRKIASMLLERSKAGG, from the coding sequence ATGAATCCGTACCGTATGATGATGGTTTTTTCGTTAGTTGCAGTCACTGCGCTGGGTTATCTGTTTACCCAATACGCTTACCCCAAAATCACGTTGTTTGATGCTGAACGGGTTAGTGACAATTTCCGCCATCTTGATCGAGTGTTTCCTGTTCGAACCATTGCATCATCTTCCATGCCGATGACGCTGACACAGGCACCGCAGAGCGTATCTGTACGCTATCACTATCAAGGCCGGGACTCCTCGTTGGAAGAATTTCTGCAACGCAGTCGAACCACTGGGTTTCTTGTACTGCACAAGGATCACATTATTGATGAGCGATATTTTTATGGATACAGCGCTAACGATAAAGCGACTTCCTTTTCTGTTGTTAAATCGTTTGTGGCGACCCTGGTGGGTATCGCGCTGGAGGAGGGGTTGATCCGCAGTGTTGATGATCCCATTACCGATTATGTGCCGTCGTTGCTGGGGTCTGGGTTTGCGGGGGCCAGTATTGCCGACGTTTTACAGATGTCCTCCGGCATCGCTTTCAGTGAAATATACGGCGATCACAGTTCTGATGCGTATCGTATCTTTGATGATATGTATCTCTGGCTGGGCTCTATTAGTGGTATTACGGCGAGCTATCCCCGTGCCACAGCCCCGGCTCATGTGTTTCATTACGCCAGTATCAACACGCAAGCGCTGGGGATGCTGGTTCGTGAGGCGAGTGGCCAGCCGATTAGCACGTACCTTCAAGAAAAGCTGTGGCAACCGATGGGGGCTACCAGCGAGGCCAGTTGGATGACGGATATCTATGGCGAAGAGGTGACTTTTATGGGGCTCAATGCCACCTTGCGAGATTTCGCACGATTGGGTTTGCTGTACCTGCATGAGGGCAGGTTGAACAATCAGCGCATTGTCTCTGCTGAATGGGTGAGGCGCGCCACGACTCCCGATAAACCGTGGCTACAGCCGGGTGAGATTGATGGAGACTGGGGCTACCAATATCAATGGTGGATTCCGCGGGATGGTCACGGTGATTACAGCGCCATCGGCATTTGGGGGCAGTTTATTTACGTCAATCCTGAGGCCGAATTGGTAATTGTTAAAACCAGTGCCGATGCTGATTTCAAGCCCCACGAGTTTGAGGCTATTACTGTATATCGCAAGATAGCCTCCATGTTGCTTGAACGTAGTAAGGCGGGAGGCTAA
- the dnaX gene encoding DNA polymerase III subunit gamma/tau — MSYQVLARKWRPKTFREMVGQEHVLKALINALDHGRLHHAYLFTGTRGVGKTTIARILAKSLNCETGISSEPCGQCSACQEINDGRFVDLIEVDAASRTKVEDTRELLENVQYAPTRGRYKVYLIDEVHMLSGHSFNALLKTLEEPPEHVKFLLATTDPQKLPITILSRCLQFSLKAMTPERIVGHLKMVLEAEMVEFEEPALWQLGRSADGSMRDAMSLTDQAIAFGNGKVVESDVRAMLGSIDREYVFGIIDALAQNNAEALLQRVAEMSEQSPDYADVLGDLISTLHRMAVAQIAPEAVDDSDGDRNRIVEFAGQFAPEQLQLFYQTALLGRKDLPLAPDSRSGFEMTLLRLLLFKPQGTLPPSQGAPQSGKSPSPAAAGHASANPAHNIPARELGSGSDHLSKVKAALGGNQTPARPAPSAVGADSPPQQAPASAPVSAPAIASEQPKQHDPVAPSSAPAPQAIPDQQPGSGPAQASPKPASAAGEQPETSAPVKVAPTVKTKVIKLDDEWADLIGIMELDGPVRNFARNCSLEQKDGAVWTLAVSPRFGALYRDDNRDLLAQALSENQQQSITLKVELAEPSHPTPDQLLAKYKQQRREEAVVLMQQDSFVQDLQTLFGATLDLNSVTPIDDD; from the coding sequence ATGAGTTATCAGGTTCTTGCACGTAAGTGGCGCCCCAAGACATTTCGCGAGATGGTGGGGCAGGAACACGTTCTGAAAGCCCTAATCAATGCCCTTGATCATGGTCGACTGCACCATGCCTATCTGTTCACCGGAACCCGTGGGGTGGGTAAAACCACCATCGCCCGTATTCTGGCCAAATCCCTCAACTGTGAAACCGGCATCAGTTCGGAGCCCTGCGGTCAGTGCAGCGCCTGTCAGGAGATCAATGATGGCCGCTTTGTTGACCTGATTGAGGTGGATGCGGCGTCTCGCACCAAGGTTGAAGACACCCGCGAGCTGCTGGAAAATGTGCAATATGCGCCCACCCGAGGCCGCTATAAGGTGTACCTGATCGATGAGGTGCACATGTTGTCGGGGCACAGTTTTAATGCCTTGCTGAAAACCCTGGAAGAACCCCCCGAGCACGTTAAATTCCTGTTAGCCACCACCGATCCTCAAAAATTACCGATTACTATTCTATCCCGCTGTTTGCAGTTCAGCCTTAAGGCAATGACCCCCGAACGCATCGTCGGCCACCTGAAAATGGTGCTGGAAGCCGAGATGGTGGAGTTTGAAGAGCCTGCGCTGTGGCAGTTGGGTCGCTCTGCTGACGGCAGTATGCGGGATGCCATGAGCCTCACCGATCAGGCCATCGCCTTCGGTAATGGCAAGGTTGTGGAGTCCGATGTGCGGGCGATGCTGGGCAGCATTGATCGCGAGTACGTATTCGGCATCATCGACGCACTGGCTCAGAACAACGCCGAAGCACTGCTGCAGCGGGTGGCAGAGATGTCCGAGCAGAGCCCTGATTACGCAGATGTGCTGGGTGATTTGATCAGCACCCTGCACCGTATGGCGGTGGCTCAAATCGCCCCTGAGGCGGTGGATGACAGTGATGGTGATCGTAATCGAATCGTGGAGTTTGCGGGTCAGTTTGCCCCCGAACAGTTGCAGTTGTTCTATCAGACGGCGTTGCTGGGGCGTAAGGATCTGCCGCTGGCACCGGACTCTCGCAGTGGCTTTGAAATGACGCTGCTGCGGTTGCTGCTGTTCAAGCCGCAGGGAACGCTGCCTCCAAGCCAGGGAGCACCCCAGTCGGGAAAGTCTCCTAGCCCTGCTGCGGCAGGGCACGCTTCCGCAAACCCTGCACACAACATCCCTGCCCGCGAGCTGGGCAGTGGCAGTGACCATCTCTCCAAGGTGAAGGCAGCCCTGGGAGGCAATCAAACACCGGCGAGGCCCGCGCCTTCTGCCGTGGGTGCTGATTCGCCGCCCCAACAGGCTCCGGCCTCGGCCCCTGTGTCTGCGCCGGCCATAGCTTCGGAACAACCAAAGCAGCATGATCCGGTAGCGCCCTCAAGCGCGCCTGCGCCTCAAGCTATCCCCGACCAACAGCCAGGCAGTGGCCCAGCTCAAGCGAGCCCCAAGCCCGCATCTGCTGCGGGGGAGCAGCCAGAAACATCGGCCCCAGTAAAAGTGGCGCCCACAGTGAAAACCAAAGTCATCAAGTTGGATGATGAATGGGCTGACTTGATAGGCATCATGGAGCTGGACGGGCCGGTGCGTAACTTTGCCCGCAACTGCTCTTTGGAGCAGAAAGACGGTGCGGTTTGGACCTTGGCGGTTAGTCCGCGTTTTGGGGCGCTCTACCGGGATGACAATCGCGACTTATTGGCGCAGGCGTTGTCGGAAAACCAGCAGCAATCCATTACACTCAAGGTAGAGCTGGCAGAGCCCTCCCATCCCACCCCTGATCAGTTGCTGGCAAAATACAAGCAGCAGCGCCGGGAGGAGGCGGTGGTTCTGATGCAGCAGGATTCCTTCGTACAGGATTTACAGACTTTGTTTGGTGCGACCCTGGATTTAAATTCCGTCACACCGATTGATGACGATTGA
- a CDS encoding AraC family transcriptional regulator has translation MNQRSISAIWVKTLCDMFSHEGLCISSLLDIVGIPEEQLDQPDRRFSIETLTLLWDTAVEISENKHLGLNIELCDRLVSFYQVGYGMSASQTLYDAIVLMKNYFAVISNDTLIELKNTRDGLWMYTDIFRHHHAYSSRLEFGTLMTLRLFSWLTRQSIMPLAIEWECPEPDNCAIYQDVFSIRPRFGQPANRIKIRQSDLDIPIPTANTSMYDMQKKYLDEQIARLGYTSVYFHVYNEIFQHLKNGEPRRRDIAAKLHISDRTLQRKLKLEQNTFSGVMDEVREKLAKQYLADPTITLQEASQLLGFADIRSFYRFSQRILGMPPGLYRDKYLNH, from the coding sequence ATGAACCAACGAAGTATCTCCGCCATATGGGTGAAAACGTTGTGCGATATGTTCTCACACGAGGGCCTTTGCATATCAAGTTTGCTCGATATCGTTGGCATACCTGAGGAGCAACTGGACCAACCTGATCGGCGCTTTTCAATAGAAACCCTTACCCTGCTTTGGGACACCGCCGTAGAGATCTCAGAAAACAAGCACCTGGGATTAAATATAGAATTATGTGATCGACTGGTTAGTTTTTATCAAGTGGGTTACGGCATGTCTGCGAGCCAGACCCTGTACGATGCCATCGTTTTGATGAAAAACTACTTCGCGGTGATTTCAAACGACACACTGATAGAGTTAAAAAACACTCGCGATGGCCTTTGGATGTACACCGATATTTTCAGGCATCACCACGCGTACTCAAGCCGCTTAGAATTCGGAACGCTAATGACGTTAAGGTTATTTTCGTGGCTTACACGCCAAAGCATTATGCCCTTAGCCATTGAATGGGAATGCCCCGAACCGGATAACTGCGCCATCTACCAAGATGTTTTCTCAATCAGGCCCCGGTTTGGTCAACCCGCCAATCGAATCAAGATCCGACAGAGCGATTTAGACATACCAATACCTACAGCCAATACCAGTATGTACGACATGCAAAAAAAGTATCTGGATGAACAAATCGCCCGCCTCGGCTACACATCAGTTTACTTCCACGTGTATAACGAAATTTTTCAGCACTTGAAAAACGGAGAACCTCGACGCCGAGACATTGCCGCCAAACTGCATATATCAGACCGAACATTACAACGAAAATTGAAACTGGAACAAAACACGTTCAGCGGCGTTATGGATGAAGTGCGTGAAAAGCTTGCCAAGCAGTATTTGGCCGACCCAACCATTACTCTACAGGAAGCATCACAATTGCTGGGGTTTGCTGACATTCGAAGCTTTTATCGCTTTAGTCAGCGCATACTGGGAATGCCACCAGGGCTATACCGCGACAAATACCTCAATCATTAA
- the recR gene encoding recombination mediator RecR, producing MSFSPLTLRLIESLTCLPGVGPKSAQRMALHLLDRDRVGAQKLADSLQLAMEKIGRCQRCRNFSEETVCHTCRQTSRDPALLCVVETPADVIAIDQSGSFRGYYFLLLGHLSPIDGIGPEDIGADVLDERLAEGEVKELVIATGTTVEGEATAHYLSEMARRHNVVASRIAHGVPMGGELEYVDSNTLSLALQGRKIL from the coding sequence ATGAGCTTTAGTCCCCTAACATTACGCTTGATCGAATCCCTTACCTGCTTGCCGGGGGTGGGCCCCAAGTCTGCCCAGCGCATGGCGCTGCATTTGTTGGATCGGGATCGGGTTGGGGCACAAAAACTGGCGGATTCCCTGCAGTTGGCGATGGAGAAAATCGGTCGTTGCCAGCGCTGTCGTAATTTTTCCGAAGAAACCGTTTGCCACACCTGCCGCCAGACTTCCCGCGATCCTGCATTGCTCTGTGTTGTGGAAACCCCCGCCGATGTCATCGCCATTGATCAGTCCGGCAGCTTCAGGGGTTATTACTTTCTGTTGCTGGGGCATCTTTCACCCATCGACGGAATCGGCCCGGAAGACATTGGAGCCGACGTGCTGGATGAGCGCCTGGCAGAAGGCGAGGTTAAAGAACTGGTCATCGCCACCGGTACCACGGTGGAGGGTGAGGCCACAGCCCACTATCTTTCCGAGATGGCGCGCCGCCATAACGTTGTGGCATCCCGAATTGCCCACGGAGTGCCAATGGGTGGTGAGCTGGAATATGTTGACAGTAATACCCTAAGCCTCGCGTTGCAGGGGCGAAAGATCCTCTGA
- a CDS encoding lipase family protein, with translation MKWPTHALACSMLVLSCAGTAINAFANNCPEFIAPRTSSGDLIDAKHWSLYDPAQAGEIATNQHGALTGCQTLTAATVQEATSLSFADEAFALRFVTKDAEHNKVLGSAVLFTTNANDWNNDGDFPVVVFNTATIGIDAHCGATVQTLSNESTALVSNKVNRFLRDGYNVLVPDYFGHGIRGQSPHPYLEGKSNAHAVLDAILAARSMSNGLLFQQTSPTAPVPLAMQGYSQGGHVTAWATELAPSYAPEIQFNAVRAGGVPVNLEVSIGDALDAYEAGGHDSGFTAMIYNSLLYATDTETQFTEAELDEFITDDQHVEHVKEWVGVARDECRTTAQVLDLLGGLDTGTFDTVALRQTTKFKKWFIRNSLRGGLAGELLGVNSAEYIAEAPHEITMSRPSAPFMIFGSAGDTIAPSAESYGLVQAWGGPTVSESNTVLGYINVPNVDGVWVHTTGLHGLDEADLYWTAFARYRYTPDQWLKERMQ, from the coding sequence ATGAAATGGCCAACTCATGCACTCGCTTGCTCGATGCTGGTGCTTAGCTGCGCCGGCACAGCGATTAACGCTTTCGCCAATAACTGCCCGGAATTTATTGCACCGAGAACATCATCCGGTGACTTGATCGACGCTAAACACTGGTCGCTTTACGATCCAGCGCAGGCCGGTGAAATTGCAACAAACCAGCATGGTGCCCTGACCGGGTGTCAAACGCTCACCGCCGCTACGGTTCAAGAGGCTACCAGTCTGTCGTTTGCCGATGAGGCCTTTGCACTTCGGTTTGTCACTAAGGACGCTGAACACAATAAAGTGCTAGGCTCCGCTGTGCTTTTCACAACCAATGCCAATGACTGGAACAACGACGGTGATTTTCCTGTAGTGGTATTTAATACCGCCACAATCGGCATTGATGCACATTGCGGCGCTACTGTACAAACCCTGAGTAACGAGTCAACTGCCCTGGTCAGCAACAAGGTTAATCGCTTTCTGCGCGACGGTTATAATGTGCTGGTGCCGGACTATTTCGGTCATGGTATTCGTGGTCAGAGCCCCCATCCTTATTTAGAGGGTAAATCCAACGCCCATGCTGTACTCGACGCCATTCTGGCGGCACGCAGTATGTCCAACGGCCTGCTGTTTCAGCAAACCTCACCGACTGCCCCGGTTCCTCTGGCTATGCAGGGCTATTCTCAAGGGGGGCACGTCACAGCTTGGGCCACAGAGTTGGCACCCAGCTACGCACCAGAGATTCAATTTAATGCTGTTCGCGCCGGTGGTGTGCCGGTAAATTTAGAGGTGTCCATTGGCGATGCCCTGGATGCGTACGAAGCGGGTGGCCACGATTCCGGCTTTACTGCGATGATCTACAATTCACTGCTTTACGCTACGGATACGGAAACCCAATTTACTGAGGCGGAATTAGACGAATTCATCACCGATGATCAGCATGTAGAACATGTGAAAGAGTGGGTTGGCGTGGCGCGCGACGAATGCCGGACGACTGCTCAGGTTCTGGATTTGTTGGGCGGATTGGATACCGGCACGTTTGATACCGTTGCTTTGCGTCAAACCACTAAGTTTAAAAAATGGTTTATTCGAAACTCGCTTCGCGGTGGCTTGGCTGGGGAATTGCTGGGTGTTAACAGTGCTGAGTACATCGCCGAGGCACCCCACGAAATCACCATGTCGCGCCCCAGTGCGCCGTTTATGATTTTTGGCAGTGCCGGGGACACCATCGCGCCGAGCGCTGAATCGTATGGACTGGTCCAAGCCTGGGGCGGGCCGACTGTATCAGAATCCAATACAGTGCTTGGTTATATCAATGTACCCAACGTTGACGGGGTTTGGGTGCACACCACCGGGCTCCATGGTCTGGATGAAGCTGATTTGTACTGGACTGCATTTGCACGCTACCGGTACACACCTGATCAGTGGCTAAAAGAGCGCATGCAATAG
- a CDS encoding YbaB/EbfC family nucleoid-associated protein: protein MKGQFGDLMKQAQEMQERMQKMQEEIANTEVTGESGAGMVKVTMTGRHDVKRVQIDDGLMSEEKEVLEDLLAAAVNDAVRRVEQNNQDKMGGLASGINLPPGFKFPF, encoded by the coding sequence ATGAAAGGTCAATTCGGAGATCTGATGAAGCAGGCGCAGGAAATGCAGGAGCGCATGCAGAAGATGCAAGAAGAGATTGCCAACACTGAAGTCACTGGGGAATCCGGTGCCGGTATGGTCAAAGTCACCATGACCGGGCGTCATGATGTAAAGCGCGTGCAAATCGACGATGGCTTGATGTCAGAAGAGAAAGAAGTGCTGGAAGATCTGTTAGCGGCGGCAGTGAACGATGCCGTGCGCCGTGTTGAGCAAAACAATCAGGATAAAATGGGCGGCTTGGCATCAGGCATAAACCTGCCCCCCGGCTTTAAGTTTCCTTTCTAA
- a CDS encoding alpha/beta fold hydrolase: MSSTNYLAAILAASGLFVSVTQAQAAVEKISPYSSDSTFFEEVDSDAGAPGTLIRYQRVLKLDDYPGELYRVLYWSTVRTISYPGDDIDHNVCHFYQWENNEWGTEYRCEKPIVTSGLVRIPKAAPPAQGFATVAFTHGTVGLIPECGPSTGYGPLWRDWMVSDRVTTVAADYPGLGYDSGLRSADAMYTSEHPWYPGTGIMQSPFDETSHTYSDNWSPGASTIDLVRASKQLEVVTDASNGVSNPNFIVVGSSQGGAVAIGTAQLMSADYAPELQLKAVLAGAPGSNLGDLESADSPLAYGILSGGIVGASVSDPSLHPSEWLSPIGQANYERTTEAMCSGAGDFESYLWWVNALYSYPFNAPLTTLGAQVEWQRYAARQDLAATPIAAPIYIGQVDDDPLVPQARTDAFAARLAQIADVTYCVYQGNGDNGVDENGDPAVTFSSMENHTTVLDRMGDEDYTAASPEPSCVSSASTASLSAKAFLIQQGFDALSSQ, translated from the coding sequence TTGTCATCTACGAATTATTTAGCGGCTATTCTTGCGGCTTCAGGCCTGTTCGTGTCTGTAACGCAGGCTCAGGCTGCAGTTGAGAAAATATCACCGTACAGTTCAGATAGCACATTCTTTGAAGAGGTTGACTCAGACGCTGGTGCGCCAGGCACATTAATCCGCTATCAACGTGTGCTCAAACTGGATGATTATCCCGGCGAGCTTTATCGTGTCCTATATTGGTCAACTGTTAGAACCATCAGCTATCCCGGCGACGATATTGATCATAATGTCTGTCATTTCTATCAATGGGAGAATAACGAGTGGGGCACTGAGTATCGCTGCGAAAAGCCCATCGTTACGTCCGGCCTGGTTCGTATCCCTAAGGCAGCTCCACCAGCACAGGGTTTTGCAACAGTGGCATTTACCCACGGTACCGTGGGTCTGATTCCTGAATGTGGCCCAAGTACTGGTTATGGCCCACTGTGGCGAGACTGGATGGTGAGCGATCGTGTTACAACGGTGGCCGCTGATTACCCCGGCCTGGGTTACGACTCTGGTTTGCGCAGCGCTGATGCGATGTATACCTCTGAGCATCCCTGGTATCCCGGTACAGGCATTATGCAATCGCCATTTGATGAAACCAGCCATACGTATTCAGACAACTGGTCTCCAGGAGCAAGTACTATCGATCTGGTTCGTGCCAGCAAACAGCTTGAGGTGGTCACTGATGCGTCGAACGGTGTGTCCAACCCGAATTTTATTGTTGTCGGCTCTAGCCAGGGTGGTGCTGTTGCGATTGGAACCGCTCAACTGATGAGCGCAGATTATGCCCCTGAGCTGCAACTTAAAGCGGTGCTGGCCGGTGCTCCCGGCAGCAACCTGGGTGATTTAGAAAGCGCCGACAGCCCGTTGGCCTATGGCATTCTTTCTGGTGGGATCGTAGGCGCATCGGTGTCAGATCCAAGCTTGCATCCGTCCGAGTGGCTATCACCTATCGGACAGGCTAACTATGAACGCACCACCGAAGCAATGTGTTCTGGTGCTGGCGATTTTGAATCGTACTTGTGGTGGGTTAATGCTCTTTACAGTTATCCATTCAATGCGCCTTTGACAACACTGGGGGCTCAGGTTGAATGGCAGCGCTACGCTGCGCGTCAGGATCTTGCGGCAACACCGATTGCAGCACCTATCTATATCGGACAAGTAGATGATGATCCATTAGTGCCTCAGGCTAGAACGGATGCGTTTGCAGCAAGGTTGGCCCAAATCGCGGATGTGACTTATTGCGTCTACCAAGGTAATGGTGATAACGGGGTGGATGAGAATGGTGATCCTGCGGTTACCTTCAGTTCAATGGAAAACCATACAACGGTATTGGATAGAATGGGTGATGAAGATTACACCGCAGCCTCTCCAGAACCCAGTTGTGTAAGCAGTGCTTCAACCGCTTCTTTATCCGCTAAAGCGTTTCTGATCCAGCAAGGTTTTGATGCGTTATCGTCTCAGTAA